From Sulfuracidifex tepidarius, one genomic window encodes:
- a CDS encoding MFS transporter has product MSKEKSKVNVLGRMERLPLSRIHYKFLMLVMGGEWVETLMLLGNGGIATVLSTVLFSSLSIAVTAITTAFFLGETLGSVLFGLLSDMKGRRTVFLVNLLLFGVGMLIAGFMSNFYAISALIFVAGIGVGGEFPLVDSYTSEMMPGKFRGRGVALVYTLAVTSAPVIAIVTYLSSHPLEYYSWRIPLWFMGVAALVVWALRTRLDESPRWLETKGRVEEADEIVRKWEDSVVREGKELPDAEEVDVEEKRSSVRELFSKELRKRTIMMLVFQFFQSGIFYGFVVLTPSFLLAKGISLVNTLLFSIVIDTGFLAGSVINYFVIDKVDRKYGIIGSSVLAGVLGTAFALAPNVPLTVALGFLVAATLWNFSNFFHTYQAEIFPTRVRSTGAGLVYSVSRFSTSILVLLIAAFFLPRGLLATFGIIWVFIAIVSLDIGLLGPRTTGRKLEDISK; this is encoded by the coding sequence ATGTCAAAGGAAAAGTCTAAGGTAAACGTTTTGGGCAGGATGGAGAGACTCCCGTTAAGCAGAATACACTACAAGTTCCTCATGCTTGTCATGGGAGGAGAGTGGGTGGAGACGTTAATGTTGTTGGGTAACGGAGGGATAGCCACGGTGTTGTCTACAGTCCTCTTCTCAAGTCTGTCAATAGCTGTTACGGCTATAACTACTGCTTTCTTCCTGGGTGAGACATTAGGTAGTGTGCTGTTCGGCCTCCTCTCAGACATGAAAGGCAGGAGGACTGTCTTCTTGGTCAACCTGCTCCTTTTCGGGGTAGGTATGTTGATAGCAGGTTTCATGAGCAACTTTTACGCTATCTCAGCGCTGATATTTGTTGCAGGGATAGGTGTGGGAGGTGAATTCCCCCTAGTGGACAGTTACACCTCAGAGATGATGCCCGGGAAGTTCAGGGGGAGGGGTGTTGCCCTAGTGTACACGCTTGCAGTTACCTCTGCCCCCGTCATTGCTATAGTAACGTACTTGTCTTCCCACCCTCTGGAGTACTACTCGTGGAGGATACCTCTCTGGTTCATGGGTGTAGCAGCGCTAGTTGTGTGGGCTTTAAGGACTAGGTTAGACGAGTCCCCCAGGTGGTTGGAGACCAAGGGGAGAGTGGAGGAAGCTGACGAAATAGTGAGGAAGTGGGAGGACTCTGTAGTCAGGGAGGGTAAGGAGTTACCTGACGCTGAGGAGGTCGATGTGGAGGAGAAACGCTCCAGCGTGAGAGAGCTGTTCTCGAAGGAGCTCAGGAAGAGGACTATCATGATGTTGGTCTTCCAGTTCTTCCAGTCTGGGATATTCTACGGTTTCGTGGTACTGACACCGTCCTTTCTGTTAGCTAAGGGAATAAGCTTAGTGAACACCTTGCTCTTTTCCATCGTTATAGACACCGGCTTCCTGGCAGGTAGCGTGATAAACTACTTCGTGATAGACAAGGTCGACAGGAAGTACGGGATAATAGGTTCTTCTGTACTGGCTGGGGTACTTGGGACTGCGTTCGCTCTCGCACCTAACGTACCCTTGACCGTCGCGCTCGGGTTCCTCGTTGCAGCTACACTTTGGAACTTCTCCAACTTCTTCCATACATATCAAGCTGAGATATTCCCCACGAGGGTGAGGTCGACAGGTGCGGGGCTGGTGTACAGCGTCAGTAGGTTCTCTACGTCTATACTGGTGTTGCTGATCGCTGCGTTCTTCCTTCCAAGGGGGTTGCTGGCCACTTTCGGGATAATATGGGTCTTCATAGCCATAGTGTCCCTAGACATAGGCCTGCTGGGCCCCAGGACTACCGGGAGGAAATTGGAGGACATATCGAAGTGA
- a CDS encoding selenium-binding protein SBP56-related protein codes for MISFKSDPTFYPSPKSAMRGKPEDLAYVACLYEGTGIERPDHIAVVDVNPSSPSYSKVVGRVELPYIGDELHHFGWNACSSALCPNGSPGVERRYLVVPGLRSSRLYIIDVKRDPRNPEIVKTIQPQEIMEKTGYSRLHTVHCGPNGIYVSAFGNGEGEGPGGILVLDHYTFEVLGRWEIDRGDQYFSYDFWWNLPNEIMVTSEWGVPNTIEGGLKLEHLKERYGNRIHFWDLMKRKKVQSLTLGDENRMALELRPFHDPTKTMGYVNVVLSLKDLSSSIWLWYKEGGKWNAEKVIDIPAEKGDGGLPDVLKGFGMIPPLVTDIDLSLDDKFLFVSCWGAGEVRKYDVSDPFHPVLAGKVKVGGIPRHPHPSGKEMSGAPQMLEVSRDGKRVYVTNSLYSSWDNEFYPDGMKGWMIKLNAEDGLTLDKDFLVEFGEARSHQTRLSGGDASSDSYCYP; via the coding sequence ATGATTTCGTTCAAGTCAGATCCTACGTTCTATCCTTCGCCGAAGTCTGCAATGAGGGGTAAACCTGAAGACCTAGCGTATGTGGCTTGCCTTTACGAAGGGACCGGCATAGAAAGACCGGATCACATAGCTGTGGTGGACGTGAACCCATCGTCGCCTTCTTACTCTAAAGTGGTCGGAAGGGTGGAACTCCCTTACATCGGCGATGAATTACACCATTTCGGTTGGAATGCGTGCAGTTCAGCTCTGTGCCCTAACGGCTCCCCAGGTGTCGAGAGGAGATACCTCGTGGTGCCTGGGCTGAGGTCGTCCCGTCTGTACATCATAGACGTTAAGAGGGACCCTAGGAATCCTGAAATAGTGAAGACAATCCAACCTCAAGAAATTATGGAGAAAACCGGTTATAGCAGGCTTCATACAGTTCACTGCGGTCCAAACGGGATTTACGTAAGCGCGTTCGGAAATGGGGAAGGCGAAGGACCTGGAGGAATCCTGGTTCTCGATCACTATACCTTCGAGGTGCTGGGGAGGTGGGAAATAGACAGGGGAGACCAATACTTCTCATACGACTTCTGGTGGAACTTGCCCAACGAGATTATGGTCACAAGTGAGTGGGGAGTCCCCAACACGATAGAGGGAGGTCTGAAGTTGGAACACCTAAAGGAGAGATACGGAAACAGGATACACTTCTGGGACTTAATGAAGAGAAAAAAGGTTCAGTCCCTTACTCTGGGTGATGAGAACAGGATGGCGTTGGAGTTGAGACCTTTCCACGACCCGACCAAGACCATGGGTTACGTGAACGTGGTGTTGAGCTTAAAGGACTTGAGTAGCTCCATCTGGTTATGGTATAAGGAGGGAGGGAAGTGGAACGCTGAGAAGGTAATAGACATACCTGCAGAGAAAGGAGACGGAGGTCTACCTGATGTCCTCAAAGGTTTCGGGATGATACCTCCGCTAGTGACAGACATAGATCTTTCCCTTGATGATAAGTTCCTCTTCGTCAGCTGTTGGGGGGCAGGAGAAGTGAGGAAGTACGACGTGAGCGACCCCTTCCACCCGGTTCTCGCAGGGAAAGTGAAAGTGGGTGGGATACCACGCCATCCGCACCCATCGGGGAAAGAGATGAGTGGTGCCCCGCAGATGCTCGAGGTGAGCAGGGATGGGAAGAGGGTTTACGTCACTAACTCCCTTTACAGTTCATGGGACAACGAGTTCTACCCTGACGGGATGAAAGGGTGGATGATCAAACTCAACGCTGAGGACGGACTTACCTTGGACAAGGACTTCCTGGTGGAGTTCGGGGAAGCGCGATCCCACCAGACCAGGCTCAGTGGTGGAGATGCAAGTTCAGATTCCTATTGCTATCCTTAG
- a CDS encoding transcriptional regulator, with protein MEDEFKDFMDLVKSPVFSSSARVGILLVLLGVDKITFTDLLRSVDIPKSSLYVHLKVLEENQVITIKDVITLTRPRTIIQITPKGKEMVERYFSLFEAQMRKGDKSDSKGRDISFQT; from the coding sequence TTGGAGGACGAATTCAAGGACTTCATGGATCTGGTCAAGTCCCCTGTCTTCTCCAGTTCTGCCAGAGTAGGAATCCTATTAGTGCTCCTTGGAGTAGACAAGATCACCTTCACAGACCTTTTACGTTCAGTTGATATCCCTAAGTCCTCACTTTACGTTCACTTGAAGGTCCTAGAGGAGAACCAAGTCATCACGATAAAGGACGTGATAACCCTCACCAGACCCCGCACAATAATACAGATAACTCCTAAGGGGAAGGAGATGGTGGAGAGGTACTTCTCGCTATTTGAGGCCCAAATGCGTAAAGGAGATAAGAGCGACAGCAAAGGAAGAGACATTTCTTTTCAAACGTGA
- a CDS encoding ATP-binding cassette domain-containing protein, which translates to MIEGLSLQVKVKGRPILKDVNFKIDDKVLVLGPNGSGKTTLLRVLSGLYKYEGSVKLNGVELRNISDFPSFSSNLPEVYHIAMKTEDLVSILSEIKECSEDIFSHMMNEAGVNPTGRNPSSLSLGERTVVFTALALCSKPEIIAIDEPFENLDKRRKGLMKRWLSEYGKEGFVVTHEMNVLKEFGSWKAFLMIEGRLYGPMVVGDFLRSKIVEGERDGSVVIEIAGKLYSLIVSNEGQEITDWNRLYDLV; encoded by the coding sequence ATGATCGAAGGTTTAAGTTTACAAGTGAAGGTGAAAGGAAGACCTATATTAAAGGACGTAAACTTCAAGATCGATGATAAGGTCCTCGTCCTCGGCCCTAACGGTTCAGGGAAGACCACACTGCTGAGAGTATTGAGCGGTCTCTACAAGTATGAGGGAAGCGTGAAGCTTAACGGAGTAGAATTGAGGAACATCAGCGATTTCCCGTCCTTTTCCTCCAATTTACCTGAAGTGTACCACATAGCAATGAAGACCGAGGACCTGGTCTCCATACTAAGCGAGATAAAGGAATGCAGTGAGGATATTTTCTCTCACATGATGAACGAGGCTGGTGTCAACCCCACTGGGAGGAATCCTTCCTCTCTGTCCCTCGGCGAGAGAACTGTGGTTTTCACTGCCCTCGCACTATGCTCGAAACCGGAAATAATAGCTATAGACGAACCGTTCGAGAACTTGGACAAGAGGAGAAAAGGGCTCATGAAGAGGTGGCTCAGCGAATACGGTAAGGAAGGGTTTGTGGTGACTCACGAAATGAACGTGTTAAAGGAATTCGGTTCTTGGAAGGCGTTCCTCATGATAGAGGGTAGGCTTTACGGCCCTATGGTGGTTGGTGATTTCCTCAGAAGCAAGATAGTGGAAGGGGAAAGGGATGGATCCGTGGTAATTGAAATAGCAGGGAAATTGTACTCATTGATAGTTTCCAATGAAGGTCAGGAGATAACGGATTGGAATAGGTTGTACGACTTGGTGTAA
- the cutA gene encoding glyceraldehyde dehydrogenase subunit alpha: MNYVGKPVKRINDKKFVSGKSQYVDDIQTSSLHAGFVRSPYAHARIRSIDLSDALKTRGVVAIFTGKDLNPMLKDGPGPWVTYIDPKDWKYVPRRALAEEPRYVGDPVAIVLGVDRYSVADAVDKVNVDYEELPAVTKMEDALSDKSMVHKELGTNVGYRKDFIAGNVETAFKSADKVIPVEASNSRLIPSPMEPRGIVVRYESGSLTVWYSTQIPHFAREEFSKDFGIPSSRIRVIMPDVGGAFGSKAHFISEDLAVVASSIKLGRTVRWTATRSEEMISSNSRHNSFKGEVAVKNDGTLLGIRGELLVDLGAYLTYTEGLQPAIIPLMVPGPYRVKNLRLTSTAVYTNTPPITMYRGASRPEATFIIERIMSTVADELHMDDLELRERNLVRADEMPYKNPFGLTYDSGDYLSFMREAKEKLKYAEMKKWAEEERKKGKMVGVGTAFYLEISAFGPWEYGEVRVDEMGDVTVITGGTPHGQGTDTGLAQLVADELQVDISRVNVVWGDTQVVASGTGTYGSRTISIAGSAVKIASSQVLEKMKRIAARMLKADVEEVSYSSGEFIHKDGRKLSWNDVARMAYTGNDPGLYSSVTLEGDVTFPYGLHLAVVEVDETGIAKVKEYRACDDIGRVINPALAEAQIHGGAMQGVGQALYEEARIEDNGQLGVSYAEYFVPTMVESPRYVSYFTENPFQSKYTTGTKGVGEAALIVGPAAIVRAIEDAVGKRFNKTPVTPEEIYKAMKDRR, from the coding sequence ATGAACTACGTAGGTAAACCGGTCAAGAGGATCAATGATAAGAAGTTCGTGTCAGGGAAGAGCCAATATGTGGACGACATACAGACGTCCTCCCTACACGCAGGTTTCGTGAGGAGTCCTTACGCTCACGCCAGGATCAGGTCTATTGACTTGTCTGACGCGCTCAAGACCAGGGGGGTAGTCGCGATATTTACGGGTAAGGACTTGAACCCCATGTTGAAGGACGGCCCAGGGCCGTGGGTCACATACATAGACCCCAAGGACTGGAAGTACGTGCCCAGAAGGGCTCTGGCTGAGGAACCAAGGTACGTCGGTGACCCCGTAGCTATCGTGCTGGGGGTGGATAGGTACTCCGTTGCTGACGCGGTCGACAAGGTAAACGTGGACTATGAGGAGTTACCGGCAGTGACCAAGATGGAGGACGCGCTCAGCGACAAATCCATGGTCCACAAGGAGCTAGGCACTAACGTTGGGTATAGGAAGGACTTCATCGCGGGGAACGTGGAGACTGCGTTCAAGTCTGCAGACAAGGTAATCCCCGTGGAGGCCTCCAATAGCAGGCTGATCCCCTCTCCCATGGAACCGAGGGGAATAGTGGTGAGGTATGAGAGCGGATCCTTGACTGTGTGGTACTCTACCCAGATACCCCACTTCGCAAGGGAGGAGTTCAGCAAGGACTTCGGGATTCCGTCGAGCAGGATAAGGGTCATCATGCCCGACGTGGGAGGAGCCTTCGGGAGCAAGGCGCACTTCATCTCAGAGGACTTGGCGGTAGTTGCTTCGTCCATAAAGTTGGGCAGGACAGTTAGGTGGACTGCGACGAGAAGCGAGGAGATGATATCCTCTAACTCCAGACACAACTCTTTCAAGGGAGAGGTGGCAGTTAAGAACGACGGTACTCTCCTGGGAATCAGGGGAGAACTCCTGGTCGACTTAGGAGCTTACCTAACTTACACTGAGGGACTTCAGCCCGCCATTATCCCATTGATGGTACCAGGTCCTTACAGGGTTAAGAACCTTCGTCTGACGAGTACAGCGGTCTACACTAACACTCCTCCGATTACAATGTACAGAGGAGCCAGCAGGCCGGAGGCAACGTTCATCATAGAGAGGATCATGAGTACAGTAGCGGACGAGCTCCACATGGACGATCTGGAGTTGAGGGAGAGGAACCTCGTGAGGGCGGACGAGATGCCCTACAAGAACCCGTTCGGGCTCACGTATGACTCTGGGGACTACTTGTCCTTCATGAGGGAGGCAAAGGAGAAGCTGAAGTACGCTGAAATGAAGAAATGGGCTGAGGAGGAGAGGAAGAAAGGGAAAATGGTGGGAGTCGGTACTGCCTTCTACCTAGAGATCTCTGCCTTCGGTCCTTGGGAATACGGCGAGGTCAGAGTAGATGAAATGGGAGACGTTACCGTGATCACCGGTGGGACTCCCCACGGTCAGGGGACCGACACCGGCTTGGCGCAACTCGTGGCTGATGAACTGCAAGTAGATATCTCGAGGGTGAACGTGGTCTGGGGCGACACGCAGGTAGTTGCCTCAGGGACTGGGACTTACGGTTCCAGGACTATCTCAATAGCGGGTAGCGCTGTCAAGATAGCCTCGTCTCAGGTCCTAGAGAAAATGAAGAGGATAGCTGCGAGGATGCTGAAGGCCGACGTGGAGGAGGTTAGCTATTCTTCAGGAGAGTTCATCCACAAGGACGGGAGGAAGTTGAGCTGGAACGATGTAGCCAGGATGGCTTACACCGGGAACGACCCCGGACTTTACTCTTCAGTTACCTTGGAGGGAGACGTCACTTTCCCTTACGGGCTTCACCTAGCTGTGGTAGAGGTAGACGAGACGGGGATCGCTAAGGTCAAGGAATACCGCGCGTGTGACGATATAGGAAGGGTAATTAACCCTGCCTTAGCTGAGGCTCAGATACACGGAGGTGCCATGCAGGGGGTAGGCCAAGCACTTTATGAGGAGGCTAGGATAGAAGACAACGGACAGCTGGGGGTCAGCTACGCGGAGTACTTCGTTCCAACCATGGTGGAGAGTCCGAGGTACGTCTCTTACTTCACCGAGAATCCGTTCCAGTCTAAGTATACTACAGGCACGAAGGGAGTAGGAGAGGCAGCACTCATAGTCGGACCCGCTGCGATAGTTAGGGCAATAGAGGACGCTGTAGGGAAGAGGTTCAACAAGACTCCGGTGACCCCAGAGGAAATATACAAGGCGATGAAAGATAGGAGGTAA
- the cutC gene encoding glyceraldehyde dehydrogenase subunit gamma, with product MVKPGEKAKVRVKINGVEYEEEMSPRKLLVHFLRDLGFTGTKVGCDTSTCGACTVLLNGKSVKSCTVLAVQADGGEITTIEGIGNGKLHPIQEAFSNNFALQCGFCTPGMIMQAYSLLKENPNPSEEEIRDGMHGNICRCTGYQNIINAVKEASKVRP from the coding sequence ATGGTTAAACCGGGAGAGAAAGCTAAAGTAAGGGTCAAGATAAACGGAGTGGAATACGAAGAGGAGATGAGCCCCAGGAAGCTCCTTGTCCACTTCTTGAGGGATTTGGGATTCACCGGGACTAAGGTAGGGTGCGATACCTCAACGTGCGGAGCTTGCACTGTCCTCTTGAACGGGAAGTCGGTGAAATCTTGTACCGTCCTCGCTGTCCAAGCAGACGGTGGCGAAATCACGACCATAGAGGGGATAGGGAACGGAAAGCTCCACCCAATACAGGAGGCGTTCTCCAACAACTTTGCGTTACAGTGTGGGTTCTGTACTCCTGGGATGATAATGCAGGCTTACTCCCTCCTCAAGGAGAACCCTAATCCCTCCGAAGAGGAAATAAGGGACGGAATGCACGGGAACATCTGCAGGTGCACAGGGTATCAGAACATCATTAACGCAGTGAAGGAGGCATCGAAGGTGAGACCATGA
- the cutB gene encoding glyceraldehyde dehydrogenase subunit beta, with the protein MYPSEFGYFKPDSLKEALDFLEEEDARPLAGGQSLIPMLKLRVISSKYLVDLNGIPSLSYVKDEGDKVRIGSLTRHAELTKDHVKSSVPLLYDAARQVGDFQVRNMGTIGGSISNADPAADYPSVLTALDAKVVLESGQGTRDVDSAHFFKGPFNPDIRRGEVVKEVVFPKLSGYTTKYVKVVRRAGDYAMVSLALALKVKDGKVEDLRLAYSGVSDTPYRAREAEKLLVGKEITRENVKEVAEAASSAVNPPSDVRGSSWYRREVMKVITMKALGGQP; encoded by the coding sequence ATGTATCCGTCTGAATTTGGTTATTTCAAGCCTGATAGCTTGAAGGAAGCGTTGGACTTCCTCGAGGAAGAGGACGCCAGACCTCTAGCTGGAGGGCAAAGCCTGATACCAATGTTGAAGTTGAGGGTGATTTCAAGCAAATACCTAGTTGACCTCAACGGGATCCCTTCGCTGTCATACGTTAAAGACGAGGGTGACAAGGTGAGGATAGGTTCGCTGACTAGACACGCCGAACTGACAAAGGACCACGTGAAGAGTTCGGTTCCCCTCCTCTACGACGCCGCGAGGCAGGTGGGGGACTTTCAGGTCAGGAACATGGGGACCATAGGGGGTAGCATATCTAACGCTGATCCGGCAGCGGACTACCCTTCGGTCTTGACAGCACTGGACGCTAAAGTAGTCCTGGAGTCAGGTCAGGGCACAAGGGATGTCGACTCAGCACACTTCTTCAAGGGACCTTTCAACCCAGACATCAGGAGAGGGGAAGTGGTGAAGGAAGTGGTGTTTCCCAAGCTCTCAGGTTACACCACCAAGTACGTTAAGGTGGTGAGGAGGGCAGGAGACTACGCGATGGTATCACTAGCGTTAGCATTGAAGGTGAAAGATGGTAAAGTTGAAGACCTCAGGCTAGCATACTCCGGAGTGTCTGACACTCCTTATAGGGCGAGGGAAGCTGAGAAGCTCTTAGTGGGGAAGGAGATCACACGGGAGAACGTGAAGGAGGTAGCTGAAGCAGCCTCTTCAGCTGTCAACCCCCCTTCTGACGTAAGGGGAAGCTCTTGGTACAGGAGGGAAGTGATGAAGGTCATAACCATGAAGGCATTAGGTGGTCAGCCGTGA
- a CDS encoding cbb3-type cytochrome c oxidase subunit I yields the protein MRLKEIDPRVLYFLGGISWLGITGVGAMNLRTYLLNEGSENFDGVYYFMLTLHGDSGMIAFVEFSAIALILYLNKIEGRKTIMNVTFLTSNLGLLIFFLGGPITGWYMLYPLSVQPISFIGIYQDYWISYVGLLIESFSMEICSLYLFTKAKGFSRIPAALMTFSIPFLALVSLLYILASNGYSFPPLIVDTLFWEYGSPATYFLTYSIIALLYSSMRSYSERWRKWTVIPLAVLPFMIFANHLQTWPIPDWVRELSDFSTMFLTGFLGITFLNMVIPITTERGRSIKDFLNKVTLLGFAVSSAPSVILPFSFFDPEVHDTYFVVGSFHSIVWDFLVLGFLACFASFVSDRVEIGKGETLVKVGALTWLGSSTLLSYVMMAAGLYGLIRREIHFPLVFIPYMDLMSWLAFIALSGISLAFSVLLIRLASSSKMKLDSPTKRIENFLTILKRK from the coding sequence GTGAGACTGAAAGAGATAGATCCAAGGGTCTTATACTTCCTTGGAGGAATATCCTGGTTAGGTATAACGGGAGTAGGGGCTATGAACTTGAGGACGTATCTCCTCAATGAAGGGTCTGAGAACTTCGACGGGGTTTACTACTTCATGTTAACGCTTCACGGAGATTCCGGCATGATCGCTTTCGTGGAGTTCTCAGCCATAGCCTTGATCCTTTACTTGAACAAGATAGAAGGAAGAAAAACGATCATGAACGTGACATTTCTGACCTCCAATCTGGGCTTATTGATCTTCTTTCTTGGGGGGCCGATTACGGGGTGGTACATGCTCTACCCCCTTTCAGTGCAACCGATCAGCTTCATAGGCATCTATCAAGACTACTGGATAAGTTACGTAGGACTCCTGATCGAATCGTTCTCCATGGAGATATGTTCTCTCTATCTGTTTACAAAGGCTAAGGGTTTCTCTAGGATCCCCGCCGCGTTGATGACCTTCTCCATTCCCTTCTTGGCCTTGGTGAGCCTGCTGTACATCCTAGCTTCAAACGGTTACTCTTTCCCTCCCTTGATAGTCGATACTCTCTTCTGGGAATACGGTTCTCCCGCCACTTATTTCCTCACCTATTCGATCATAGCGCTCCTGTATTCAAGCATGAGGTCTTACAGCGAAAGGTGGAGGAAGTGGACTGTGATCCCTCTGGCTGTCCTCCCCTTCATGATATTTGCTAACCATTTGCAGACGTGGCCTATCCCTGACTGGGTGAGGGAACTGTCAGACTTCTCAACCATGTTCCTGACCGGGTTCCTAGGGATCACGTTCCTCAATATGGTCATACCCATCACCACAGAGAGAGGAAGATCCATCAAGGATTTCCTGAACAAGGTCACTCTCCTAGGCTTCGCCGTATCTTCAGCTCCCTCGGTGATCTTACCGTTCAGCTTCTTTGATCCTGAAGTGCATGACACCTACTTCGTAGTAGGTAGCTTCCATTCCATAGTGTGGGACTTCCTGGTACTAGGGTTTCTAGCTTGTTTCGCTTCCTTCGTTAGTGATAGAGTCGAGATCGGCAAAGGAGAAACGTTGGTAAAGGTGGGTGCTTTAACGTGGTTGGGGTCGTCTACTCTCCTAAGTTATGTCATGATGGCTGCAGGCCTCTACGGACTCATAAGGAGAGAGATACATTTCCCCTTGGTTTTCATTCCGTACATGGATTTAATGAGTTGGCTCGCCTTTATTGCTTTATCCGGGATCTCCTTAGCTTTCTCGGTATTACTGATCAGGCTAGCCTCAAGCTCAAAGATGAAGTTAGACAGCCCAACTAAAAGAATAGAGAACTTTCTAACTATACTGAAGAGAAAATGA
- the fdhD gene encoding formate dehydrogenase accessory sulfurtransferase FdhD: MSERRVEVLRYEEGKSWVQEDEIASEEPLKLTVVHGETSRSIYIMRTPGDDDFLVLGFLFTQGAIRGIDDIELMQLHDNSVKVKVRSPFQLRDTMVNSSCGVCSSSSIPFVQFRQDETLKVRSSVLMDLPRKMRSFQRAFLETGGMHASCVFDVNGNPLFIAEDVGRHNAVDKVIGKLLKAGKDAHDLILQVSGRVGYEIIQKAAMIGFPVVSAISAPTSSAVELSHIAGISLVGFVREGRLNVYSHPERIVFDLN, encoded by the coding sequence ATGAGTGAGAGGAGAGTTGAGGTCCTAAGGTATGAGGAAGGAAAGTCGTGGGTTCAGGAGGACGAAATAGCGAGTGAGGAGCCGCTGAAACTCACGGTAGTACACGGGGAAACCTCAAGGTCTATCTACATCATGAGGACACCGGGGGACGACGACTTCCTCGTCCTAGGGTTCCTCTTCACTCAGGGCGCAATCAGGGGGATTGACGACATAGAGCTCATGCAACTCCACGATAACTCAGTCAAGGTGAAGGTGAGAAGCCCGTTTCAGCTCAGGGACACCATGGTGAACTCCAGTTGCGGAGTGTGCAGTTCCTCCTCTATTCCTTTCGTTCAGTTCAGGCAGGACGAAACCTTGAAGGTCAGGTCGAGCGTGTTGATGGATCTACCGAGGAAGATGAGGTCGTTTCAGAGGGCCTTCCTGGAGACCGGAGGTATGCACGCTTCCTGTGTGTTTGACGTGAATGGCAATCCCCTGTTCATAGCAGAGGACGTAGGGAGGCACAACGCCGTAGACAAGGTCATAGGAAAACTGCTCAAGGCGGGTAAAGACGCCCACGATCTTATACTCCAAGTTAGCGGTAGAGTGGGTTACGAAATAATCCAGAAGGCAGCCATGATAGGATTCCCAGTGGTCTCCGCTATCTCAGCTCCCACTAGTTCAGCAGTGGAACTCTCCCACATCGCGGGCATATCCCTCGTCGGCTTCGTCAGGGAGGGAAGGCTGAACGTGTATTCCCATCCAGAACGCATAGTTTTCGACTTAAACTGA
- a CDS encoding DUF1641 domain-containing protein, producing the protein MSDSEIEKIMEIMRQMDEAGVLDILNSLLKSRQGVLLEVANWLQNNSNVMKNMSTLMAAMSKLDPDSLKKAETLTDLLKMLRDPDVLAGISFFLSLMKSIGETLHE; encoded by the coding sequence ATGAGCGACAGTGAGATAGAGAAAATAATGGAAATTATGAGGCAGATGGACGAGGCTGGCGTGTTGGACATCCTCAACTCCCTGCTTAAGAGCAGACAAGGAGTCCTGCTAGAGGTAGCGAACTGGTTGCAGAACAACTCAAACGTGATGAAGAACATGTCCACACTCATGGCGGCTATGAGTAAACTCGATCCCGACTCGTTGAAGAAGGCCGAGACTTTGACTGACCTACTCAAGATGTTGAGGGACCCCGACGTGTTGGCTGGCATATCTTTCTTCCTCTCCCTGATGAAGTCCATAGGTGAGACACTGCATGAGTGA